The following coding sequences lie in one Calypte anna isolate BGI_N300 chromosome 7, bCalAnn1_v1.p, whole genome shotgun sequence genomic window:
- the EN1 gene encoding homeobox protein engrailed-1 — MEEPPEGHGHRDAAPGPASSGSDGESVPVSPSPAPASPAAPCPLPLPRRRHPPPPPPPPPPPHRTTNFFIDNILRPDFGCKKEPPAPAGGGGGGSRERDGDRGQSSGRENVNPLLARPPNPPSLLCPDSNCRPDGSAPPPPPAAAAAKASPGAAAAAASGAAKPPADGGETHPAKYGEHGSPAILLMGSNNGGPVIKPDSQQPLVWPAWVYCTRYSDRPSSGPRTRKLKKKKTEKEDKRPRTAFTAEQLQRLKAEFQANRYITEQRRQSLAQELSLNESQIKIWFQNKRAKIKKATGIKNGLALHLMAQGLYNHSTTTVQDKEESE; from the exons ATGGAAGAGCCGCCGGAGGGGCACGGACACCGAGACGCGGCACCCGGCCCGGCGAGCAGCGGCAGCGATGGCGAGAGCGTCCCCGTGTCCCCCAGCCCCGCGCCCGCCTCCCCCGCCGCGCCctgccccctgcccctgccccgccgccgccacccgccgccaccgcccccgccgccgccgccaccccACCGCACCACCAACTTTTTCATCGACAACATCCTGAGGCCGGACTTCGGCTGCAAGAAGGAGCCGCCCGCGCCAGCCGGCggcggaggaggaggcagcCGGGAGCGGGACGGAGACCGGGGGCAGAGCTCAGGTAGAGAAAACGTCAACCCGCTGCTGGCCCGGCCGCCCAACCCgccctccctcctctgcccgGACTCGAACTGCCGTCCCGACGGCTCcgcgccgccgcctccgcccgccgccgccgccgccaaAGCCAGCCCCGgcgcggcggcagcggcggcgtCGGGGGCGGCCAAGCCCCCCGCCGACGGGGGCGAGACTCACCCGGCGAAGTACGGGGAGCACGGCAGCCCCGCCATCCTCCTCATGGGCTCTAATAATGGAGGACCTGTTATAAAGCCCGACTCGCAACAGCCGCTGGTGTGGCCTGCCTGGGTCTACTGCACTAGGTATTCAGACAGACCGTCCTCGG gcCCCCGcaccaggaagctgaagaagaagaagacGGAGAAGGAGGACAAGAGGCCGCGGACGGCGTTCACGGCCGAGCAGCTGCAGCGGCTGAAGGCGGAGTTCCAGGCAAACCGGTACATCACGGAGCAGCGGCGGCAGAGCCTGGCCCAGGAGCTCAGTCTCAACGAGTCCCAGATCAAGATCTGGTTCCAGAACAAACGAGCCAAGATCAAGAAGGCGACTGGCATCAAGAACGGGCTGGCGCTGCACCTCATGGCCCAGGGACTCTACAACCACTCCACCACCACCGTGCAGGACAAAGAGGAGAGCGAGTGA